In the Sporichthyaceae bacterium genome, one interval contains:
- a CDS encoding glutamate synthase subunit beta — translation MADPRGFLTTAREVAARRPIEERLQDWREVYPEEGLGRALLPIITKQAGRCMDCGIPFCHQGCPLGNLIPEWNDLVWRDDWHEAIERLHATNNFPEFTGRLCPAPCEPACVLGINQEPVTIKNVEVAIIDRAWDSGWVTPQPPERLTSNTVAVIGSGPAGLAAAQQLTRVGHTVAVYERADRIGGLLRYGIPEFKMEKRYLDRRLAQMKAEGTKFRAGVNVGVDLTADQLLARYDAVVLAVGATAWRDLPVPGRELEGVVQAMEYLPWGNKVCEGDLEAAPISAAGKHVVIIGGGDTGADCLGTANRQGALSVTQLEILPQPPDARPDAQPWPTYPMIMRTASAHEEGVDRVYAVSTKEFVGDAAGQVTALRLTEVAFVGGKFEAVEGSEREIPADLVLLAMGFVGPERNELLEGLKVEFDERGNVSRDDNYMSSTQGVFVAGDAGRGQSLIVWALAEGRAAAAAVDRFLTGSTTLPAPIPPTARPLVV, via the coding sequence ATGGCTGATCCGCGTGGCTTTCTGACGACCGCACGTGAGGTCGCGGCTCGCCGTCCGATCGAGGAGCGCCTGCAGGACTGGCGCGAGGTGTACCCGGAGGAGGGCCTGGGCCGGGCCCTGCTGCCGATCATCACCAAGCAGGCCGGTCGTTGTATGGACTGCGGGATCCCGTTCTGCCATCAGGGTTGCCCGCTGGGCAACCTGATCCCGGAGTGGAACGACCTGGTCTGGCGCGACGACTGGCACGAGGCGATCGAGCGCCTGCACGCGACCAACAACTTCCCGGAGTTCACCGGGCGGTTGTGCCCGGCGCCGTGCGAGCCGGCCTGCGTGCTCGGGATCAACCAGGAGCCGGTGACGATCAAGAACGTCGAGGTCGCGATCATCGACCGGGCCTGGGACTCCGGCTGGGTCACGCCCCAGCCGCCGGAGCGCCTGACCAGCAACACGGTCGCGGTGATCGGCTCCGGCCCGGCCGGGCTCGCCGCCGCCCAGCAGCTGACCCGGGTGGGACACACGGTGGCCGTGTACGAGCGGGCCGACCGCATCGGCGGGCTGCTGCGCTACGGCATCCCCGAGTTCAAGATGGAGAAGCGCTACCTCGATCGACGCCTGGCGCAGATGAAGGCCGAGGGCACGAAGTTCCGGGCCGGCGTCAATGTGGGCGTGGATCTGACGGCGGATCAGTTGTTGGCCCGCTACGACGCGGTGGTCCTCGCCGTGGGTGCGACCGCCTGGCGCGACCTGCCGGTCCCCGGGCGGGAGCTCGAGGGCGTGGTCCAGGCGATGGAGTACCTGCCCTGGGGGAACAAGGTCTGCGAGGGCGACCTGGAGGCCGCCCCGATCTCGGCGGCCGGCAAGCACGTCGTCATCATCGGCGGCGGCGACACCGGCGCGGACTGCCTGGGCACGGCCAACCGGCAGGGCGCCCTCTCGGTCACGCAGCTGGAGATCCTGCCGCAGCCGCCGGACGCGCGGCCGGACGCGCAGCCGTGGCCGACCTACCCGATGATCATGCGCACCGCGAGTGCCCACGAAGAGGGCGTCGACCGGGTTTACGCGGTGTCGACGAAGGAGTTCGTCGGCGACGCGGCCGGCCAGGTCACCGCGCTGCGGCTGACCGAGGTCGCCTTCGTCGGCGGCAAGTTCGAGGCGGTCGAGGGCAGTGAGCGCGAGATCCCGGCCGACCTGGTCCTGCTGGCCATGGGCTTCGTCGGCCCGGAGCGCAACGAGTTGCTCGAGGGCCTGAAGGTCGAGTTCGACGAGCGCGGCAACGTCTCCCGCGACGACAACTACATGTCCAGCACACAGGGCGTCTTCGTGGCCGGCGACGCCGGCCGCGGCCAGTCGCTGATTGTGTGGGCCCTGGCCGAGGGTCGCGCCGCCGCCGCCGCCGTCGACCGGTTCCTGACCGGCTCGACGACCCTGCCCGCCCCGATCCCCCCGACAGCCCGCCCCCTGGTCGTCTAA